A single genomic interval of Lewinellaceae bacterium harbors:
- a CDS encoding DUF2007 domain-containing protein, translated as MSIHSDSHPEDQPGSRAFEWVHLYECHDVVTLDLIKHALDHANIPCRILFEHSLRMGNAVIMGYQGAIVQVDVYDWYEAEELLDELNLRPDKSSLKPVNPFVRFAEKSTRNIPLINRLLIPYRILILAACFFILLYLTLVFISL; from the coding sequence GTGAGTATACATTCTGATAGTCATCCTGAAGATCAACCCGGCTCACGGGCCTTTGAATGGGTTCATCTCTATGAATGCCATGATGTGGTGACACTTGATCTGATCAAGCATGCACTCGATCATGCGAATATCCCCTGCCGGATCCTCTTTGAACACAGCCTGAGGATGGGCAATGCCGTGATCATGGGCTACCAGGGAGCCATCGTTCAGGTGGATGTCTATGACTGGTATGAAGCTGAAGAATTGTTGGATGAATTAAATTTACGTCCAGATAAATCGTCATTAAAACCCGTAAATCCATTCGTTCGTTTTGCCGAAAAATCAACCCGGAATATTCCATTGATTAACCGGTTACTTATACCCTATCGAATACTAATCCTGGCGGCATGCTTCTTTATTCTCCTGTACCTGACCCTCGTCTTTATATCGTTGTAA
- a CDS encoding sulfatase: MRHILSPVCFVLLLLSCQNQDEKSLAVAHPNIVWLVAEDLSPYLPSFGDSTIETPNLSRLAAEGVRYSRFFSVNGVCAPSRAAICTGMYPSSIGANHMRVQWNKQFLEDLGLQLYECVPPPQVKMMSQILRENGYYCTNNSKTDYQFVPNETAWDESSNFAHWRNRESGQPFFAVFNFDVTHESQIFGPYHRAVLRYNENFPGDRNTDGPKYQGDVDSADWYLNVPEDLPVKVPPYLVDDSLTRVDIRRNYSNIIEMDKQVGVILKQLEDDNLLDQTIIVWYTDHGGPLPREKRLLYDSGLRVPMIIRFPDQHGAGTIDSQLISFVDLAPTAFSWAGVQPPDWIQGQAFDGKYQASPRKYIYAASDRFDSEYDRIRAVRDDRYKYLLNLMPDKGYYLPVAYRENMNSMKSLLKGRDAGTLNEWQAQWFRTSKPREELFDTRQDPNEFHNLAGDPAYDSKLEELRQACAEWQSEDGDLGLIPEGELLERFWPGRKQPVTAAPDIAETNQGWSITCTTDGAQIGYRQKGSSGPWMPYLHPVDDQNGPWEVIAHRIGYQASPVVTTEH, encoded by the coding sequence ATGCGCCATATCCTTAGTCCGGTTTGCTTTGTATTGCTTTTACTCTCCTGTCAAAATCAGGATGAAAAATCTCTTGCCGTAGCCCATCCAAATATTGTATGGTTGGTTGCTGAAGATCTGAGTCCTTATCTGCCATCCTTTGGCGATTCCACCATTGAGACGCCTAATTTATCGAGGTTGGCGGCTGAGGGCGTTCGCTATAGCCGGTTTTTTTCTGTGAATGGCGTTTGTGCGCCCAGCCGCGCCGCTATTTGTACCGGCATGTATCCTTCCAGTATTGGTGCAAATCATATGCGGGTACAGTGGAATAAGCAATTTCTTGAGGACCTGGGATTACAATTGTACGAGTGTGTGCCACCACCTCAGGTAAAGATGATGAGCCAGATCCTGCGCGAAAATGGTTATTACTGCACCAATAACAGCAAAACGGATTATCAGTTTGTACCCAACGAAACAGCCTGGGATGAGAGCAGCAATTTTGCCCACTGGCGCAACCGTGAATCAGGTCAACCTTTCTTCGCCGTCTTTAATTTCGACGTAACCCATGAAAGCCAGATCTTCGGCCCTTACCACCGGGCCGTATTGCGCTACAATGAAAATTTTCCGGGTGACCGTAACACCGATGGCCCGAAATACCAGGGCGACGTAGATTCCGCAGATTGGTATCTGAATGTGCCCGAGGATCTTCCGGTCAAGGTTCCGCCCTACCTGGTAGACGATTCACTGACGCGGGTGGACATCCGCCGGAATTATTCGAACATCATCGAAATGGACAAGCAGGTAGGGGTCATCCTAAAACAATTGGAGGACGACAATCTGCTGGATCAAACGATCATTGTCTGGTACACCGACCACGGCGGGCCCTTGCCCAGAGAGAAAAGGTTGTTGTATGACAGCGGGTTACGCGTACCCATGATCATTCGCTTTCCTGACCAGCACGGTGCCGGAACCATAGACAGTCAGCTCATCAGCTTTGTGGACCTGGCACCCACCGCCTTCTCCTGGGCAGGTGTACAACCACCGGACTGGATCCAGGGCCAGGCATTTGACGGGAAATATCAGGCATCTCCCCGAAAATACATCTATGCAGCCTCTGACCGATTTGACTCAGAGTATGACCGTATACGTGCCGTTCGGGACGACCGGTACAAGTATCTGCTTAACCTGATGCCTGACAAAGGTTATTACCTTCCGGTTGCCTATCGTGAAAATATGAACAGCATGAAGTCCCTGCTTAAGGGCCGGGATGCGGGTACGCTGAATGAATGGCAGGCGCAATGGTTCAGAACGTCGAAGCCACGTGAGGAGTTATTTGATACCAGGCAGGACCCGAATGAATTCCATAACCTGGCCGGAGATCCGGCTTATGATTCCAAACTGGAAGAATTGCGTCAGGCCTGTGCGGAATGGCAGTCTGAAGATGGTGACCTTGGCCTGATTCCGGAGGGCGAATTGCTGGAGCGTTTCTGGCCTGGGAGAAAACAACCGGTTACCGCCGCACCGGACATCGCAGAGACCAACCAGGGGTGGTCAATCACCTGTACGACAGACGGAGCTCAGATCGGTTACCGGCAAAAAGGGAGTTCCGGACCCTGGATGCCCTATCTCCATCCGGTGGATGATCAAAACGGACCCTGGGAAGTGATAGCCCATCGTATTGGATACCAGGCCAGTCCGGTTGTCACCACCGAACATTAA
- a CDS encoding TfoX/Sxy family DNA transformation protein — translation MTNQKEVLKKLQTIPSIGKACALDLWQLGIRDPQDLAHRNPGILYAKLNKLTSKTHDICMLYTFRCAVYYCTEKTHEPEKLKWWYWKDKSYMEG, via the coding sequence ATGACAAACCAAAAAGAAGTACTCAAGAAATTACAAACGATCCCCAGTATCGGCAAAGCCTGTGCTCTGGACCTCTGGCAATTGGGAATACGGGATCCTCAGGACCTGGCACACCGAAACCCGGGCATATTGTATGCAAAACTGAATAAACTTACCAGTAAAACACATGACATCTGCATGCTGTATACTTTCCGGTGCGCGGTCTATTATTGCACGGAAAAAACGCACGAACCAGAGAAATTAAAATGGTGGTACTGGAAAGATAAATCGTATATGGAAGGTTGA
- a CDS encoding alanine:cation symporter family protein, whose amino-acid sequence MEFLFFSNSIDTTLVQSLPKQGLDDLINTAFDPVASAWESLVLSGFTGPGGISIPIVLCLLVGGATFFTLIFGFVNIRLFPLSLKVVRGHYDTIEHADDPIIAEGIRKIDGDIVDTIKVEGHTGELSHFQALSAAVSGTVGLGNIAGVAVAIVLGGPGATFWMIIAGLLGMTSKFVECTLGVKYRDIDQQGVVYGGPMYYLSRGLQSLGWSNFGKGLAILFSILCVGASFGGGNAFQANQAAKQIISQFGIHSSFAGSLLGAVMAVFVALVIIGGVKRIGRVTEKLVPFMAIIYVGAGLIILIANYHQILPSFSLILQSAFKPVAIQGGIIGVLITGFRRAAFSNEAGVGSAAIAHSAVSTRFPASEGIVALLEPFIDTVVICTMTALVIIVTGNYINPDNLNGVDLTTRAFEHTIPGFSYVLTLAILLFAFSTMISWSYYGLQSWKYLFGRSRTSDITYKLLFLLFVVIGAAATLDAVIKFSDAMILALVFPNMIGLLLLFPRVREELRRYLKAIRNAP is encoded by the coding sequence ATGGAGTTCCTCTTCTTCTCAAATTCAATAGATACCACACTCGTCCAGTCACTCCCTAAGCAGGGGCTGGATGATTTGATCAATACGGCATTTGATCCGGTAGCGTCAGCCTGGGAAAGTCTGGTATTATCCGGTTTTACCGGTCCCGGAGGTATCAGTATCCCGATTGTGTTGTGTCTATTGGTTGGAGGCGCCACCTTTTTCACCCTGATATTCGGCTTTGTGAACATCCGCTTGTTTCCGCTTTCTCTGAAAGTGGTGCGTGGCCATTACGATACCATAGAGCATGCGGACGACCCCATTATTGCAGAAGGTATTCGCAAGATTGACGGGGATATCGTGGACACCATTAAAGTAGAGGGGCATACTGGTGAGTTAAGCCATTTTCAGGCGTTATCTGCGGCCGTATCAGGGACTGTAGGGCTGGGGAATATTGCCGGTGTTGCAGTAGCTATTGTGTTGGGCGGGCCAGGAGCGACATTCTGGATGATCATTGCCGGGCTGCTCGGAATGACCTCAAAATTTGTGGAATGTACCCTGGGTGTCAAATACCGTGATATCGATCAGCAGGGTGTGGTTTACGGTGGCCCGATGTATTACTTATCCCGCGGACTGCAATCCCTGGGATGGAGCAATTTTGGCAAAGGTCTGGCCATTTTGTTTTCCATTCTCTGTGTCGGCGCGTCTTTTGGCGGAGGCAATGCATTCCAGGCTAACCAGGCTGCCAAACAAATCATCAGCCAGTTTGGTATTCATTCCAGTTTTGCCGGCTCCCTGCTTGGTGCAGTCATGGCAGTTTTTGTTGCGCTGGTCATCATCGGCGGGGTCAAACGCATTGGCAGGGTAACCGAGAAACTGGTGCCATTTATGGCTATCATTTACGTCGGCGCTGGTCTGATCATCCTTATAGCCAATTATCATCAGATCCTGCCCTCCTTCAGCCTCATACTGCAATCTGCATTCAAACCAGTTGCAATCCAGGGAGGAATCATCGGAGTTCTGATCACCGGATTCCGCCGGGCTGCTTTCTCGAATGAAGCAGGTGTCGGATCAGCGGCCATCGCCCACTCTGCAGTAAGTACCCGTTTTCCAGCAAGTGAAGGTATTGTTGCATTACTGGAACCTTTTATTGACACGGTTGTAATTTGCACAATGACGGCCTTGGTCATTATTGTAACTGGTAACTACATCAACCCGGACAATCTGAATGGAGTGGATCTGACTACACGTGCCTTTGAACATACCATACCGGGATTTTCATACGTGCTCACGCTCGCTATCCTGCTATTTGCTTTTTCCACCATGATATCGTGGTCCTATTATGGCCTGCAATCGTGGAAATATCTTTTTGGCCGGTCACGGACTTCGGATATCACCTACAAACTGTTATTTCTTTTATTCGTGGTGATCGGGGCAGCCGCAACGCTGGATGCTGTCATTAAATTTTCGGATGCGATGATCCTTGCTCTGGTTTTTCCGAATATGATCGGATTGTTGTTGCTTTTTCCTCGCGTGCGGGAAGAACTGCGAAGGTATTTAAAGGCCATCAGGAATGCACCGTAA
- a CDS encoding PIG-L family deacetylase → MIVKRKLFFILSLLLFIIAANAQAPKRYSSGDIYAMMEKLGVLGTVVYQAAHPDDENTSLIAYLANERKYDVYYLSMTRGDGGQNLIGPEIREGLGVIRTQELLAARRIDGGNQRFTRANDFGYSKNPEETFRIWGHDEILNDVIWAWRNVKPDVVINRFSNSTDRPNHGHHTASAILSVEAFDKVGDPHQFPQQLSHTSVWQPQRVFWNTSWWFYGSREAMEAAAKDKDLSSVDIGVYYPLRGLSNTEISAASRSMHKCQGFGVMGSRGEQEEYLELVKGNAPEGDDFMSGINTTWSRIPGGASIQPMVESLLKQFDPTNPAASVSALVQLKQAIERIPDHYYKTRKLMEVDRILAACMGLFLEATTDDDSGVPGTPVSLSIEAINRSNAPLILKGIEIQPNGVDSTFSMQLKNNQDFSMNWKVEIPAGLQATNPYWLNEEPLVGRYQVKDTTLIGLPETPHPFRVVFHLNLAGQDWDVERTIVHKHRDPVKAEVYQPFEIIAPAYVNLQEPAVMFPDDHAKDIEVTVKAGESNLSGKVGLAVPDGWTVDPQEQSFTIDRKGGEARFKFLVTPPDHPVVDEVEAYVTTDQGRFARSWQQISYDHIPTQTVTQPAVARLVRMDAHRIGQRIAYIMGAGDEVPKYLEQLGYNITEISENQIDHNVLSNYDATILGIRAYNTVDKLAFQMPELFQYVNNGGTLIVQYNTTSGLKVNEYGPYPLTLSHDRITEEDAKPQFLAPDHPVLNVPNKITMADFDGWVQERGLYFPSDWDKAYTPILRFKDSGDDAATNGALLVAPYGKGYFVYTGLSFFRELPAGVPGAYRLFANMIALGQEVRP, encoded by the coding sequence ATGATTGTAAAAAGGAAATTATTTTTTATCCTTAGCCTCCTGCTCTTTATTATTGCCGCTAACGCACAGGCACCCAAGCGATATTCCAGTGGTGATATTTATGCTATGATGGAAAAATTGGGTGTGCTGGGTACGGTAGTTTACCAGGCGGCGCATCCCGATGATGAAAATACCAGCCTGATCGCTTATCTGGCCAATGAGCGCAAATACGATGTCTATTATTTATCCATGACCCGGGGAGACGGAGGGCAGAACCTGATCGGGCCTGAAATCCGCGAAGGACTGGGTGTTATCCGTACACAGGAACTACTGGCAGCACGTCGTATCGATGGAGGTAATCAACGGTTTACCCGTGCGAATGACTTTGGTTATTCCAAGAACCCGGAAGAGACTTTCCGGATCTGGGGCCATGATGAGATCCTCAATGACGTCATCTGGGCCTGGCGCAATGTTAAGCCGGATGTAGTCATCAACCGGTTTTCGAACTCGACCGACCGTCCGAATCACGGACATCATACTGCTTCAGCCATCTTGAGTGTCGAAGCATTTGATAAAGTGGGTGATCCCCATCAATTTCCCCAGCAATTAAGCCATACGAGTGTCTGGCAACCGCAACGGGTATTTTGGAATACTTCCTGGTGGTTTTATGGCAGCCGGGAAGCGATGGAAGCTGCCGCAAAGGACAAAGATTTGAGCAGTGTAGACATTGGCGTTTATTATCCGCTGCGAGGTCTTTCGAATACGGAGATTTCGGCTGCCAGCCGGAGCATGCATAAATGTCAGGGTTTCGGAGTAATGGGTAGCCGCGGTGAACAGGAAGAATACCTTGAACTCGTGAAGGGCAATGCCCCGGAAGGCGACGACTTTATGAGCGGTATCAACACGACCTGGTCCAGGATTCCCGGCGGAGCATCCATCCAGCCCATGGTGGAATCCTTGTTGAAGCAGTTTGATCCGACCAATCCGGCAGCTTCGGTTTCAGCATTGGTTCAATTAAAGCAAGCCATCGAGCGTATTCCGGATCATTATTATAAGACACGTAAACTCATGGAAGTGGATCGTATCCTAGCGGCCTGCATGGGTTTATTCCTGGAGGCTACTACAGACGATGACAGCGGTGTTCCCGGTACTCCCGTAAGCCTCTCGATTGAAGCCATAAACCGGAGCAATGCTCCGTTGATCCTGAAAGGCATCGAGATCCAACCCAATGGTGTGGACAGCACGTTCTCGATGCAATTGAAAAATAATCAGGATTTCAGCATGAATTGGAAAGTGGAAATCCCTGCGGGTTTGCAGGCAACCAATCCCTACTGGCTGAATGAAGAACCACTGGTAGGCCGCTACCAGGTCAAAGATACCACGCTCATCGGTCTGCCGGAGACACCCCACCCATTCCGTGTTGTGTTTCACCTGAACCTGGCGGGGCAGGACTGGGATGTTGAAAGGACCATCGTGCACAAACACCGGGATCCCGTCAAGGCGGAAGTTTACCAGCCCTTTGAGATCATTGCCCCTGCCTACGTGAACCTGCAAGAGCCAGCGGTTATGTTTCCCGATGATCATGCCAAGGATATCGAGGTTACGGTTAAAGCCGGTGAATCAAACCTGTCCGGAAAGGTAGGGTTGGCCGTGCCGGACGGCTGGACTGTTGACCCGCAGGAACAGTCGTTTACCATCGACAGAAAGGGTGGGGAAGCACGGTTCAAATTTTTAGTCACACCACCTGACCATCCAGTGGTTGATGAAGTGGAAGCTTATGTCACGACCGACCAGGGACGATTTGCCCGCAGCTGGCAGCAAATCAGCTATGATCATATTCCTACGCAAACGGTAACTCAGCCGGCGGTGGCACGCCTGGTACGCATGGATGCCCACCGCATCGGACAGCGTATCGCGTACATTATGGGTGCCGGAGATGAAGTGCCTAAATACCTGGAACAGCTCGGATACAACATCACGGAGATCAGCGAAAATCAGATCGATCATAATGTATTGAGCAATTACGATGCGACCATTCTGGGAATACGTGCCTACAATACCGTTGACAAACTGGCATTCCAGATGCCGGAATTATTCCAGTACGTCAATAATGGTGGGACGCTCATCGTCCAGTACAATACGACCAGCGGTCTGAAGGTCAACGAATACGGCCCTTATCCGCTTACTCTCAGCCATGACCGCATCACTGAAGAGGACGCCAAACCGCAATTTTTGGCGCCTGATCATCCCGTTCTTAATGTGCCCAATAAGATCACGATGGCCGATTTTGACGGGTGGGTCCAGGAAAGGGGATTGTATTTCCCGTCGGACTGGGATAAGGCTTACACACCCATTTTGCGTTTTAAGGACTCGGGTGATGATGCAGCAACCAATGGCGCCCTGTTGGTGGCTCCCTATGGTAAAGGTTATTTTGTCTACACAGGCTTATCCTTTTTCCGGGAATTACCGGCCGGTGTTCCGGGTGCTTACCGGTTATTCGCCAATATGATCGCCCTGGGACAGGAGGTAAGGCCTTAG
- a CDS encoding S9 family peptidase, with translation MNYLPFLFLLIIQVGIVNGQEPTVPSFEAVLSLQTVRNVSISPDGHEVLYEVTSTDWDDNRYDTELWLSKNGSDPFPLTNNEKGSSSNAKWSPDGQWIAYLTKKDEHTQIYAMRLAGGESFPVTSCQGDVQDFEWSPDGKQMLFLLAEDKEKEQKNRKSKYGDYAEEDAEYLLSRLWMTSFDPSDWEIQSWPGKVVDSTKMKDKTHILLDSVPYTISRFLWSPDGTKVAIQHQPDPLINSFFHSSISLLDVATRMVTPLINHPSSDGLIDWSPDGRSILYQTAGNDSIANYYRNGELYITDLTGEEQTRVAANFDEEFSNMHWVDNGIYATAYQKTRSMIWRIDPAHPDQVQEYLSRPDRINDFSITDDGQHLAYIGTGPDQLDEVYLKSGDQPAVQLTHNTGQIRDWQVAQSEVIRWASKDGAEIEGILMKPVDYNPSRKYPLLVVIHGGPTGISLPSPVMSYVYPITQWLAKGALVLMPNYRGSAGYGEAFRSLNVRNLGVGDAWDVLSGVDYLIGKGMVNPDSMGSMGWSQGGYISAFLTTNTDRFKAISVGAGISDWMTYYVNTDIHPFTRQYLKSTPWTDPDIYAMTSPITNISEARTPTLIQHGEFDRRVPIANGYELYQGLQDVGVPVKMMVYKGFGHGITKPKERLAATWHNWQWFGKYIWGEELPMPEK, from the coding sequence ATGAACTATTTACCTTTTCTGTTCCTCCTTATCATTCAGGTTGGCATCGTGAATGGTCAAGAGCCGACTGTGCCCTCCTTTGAAGCCGTGTTATCCTTGCAGACCGTACGCAATGTCTCCATCTCTCCGGATGGCCATGAGGTGTTGTACGAAGTAACCTCTACAGATTGGGATGACAACCGGTACGATACGGAACTTTGGTTGTCGAAGAATGGTTCTGATCCCTTTCCATTGACGAATAACGAAAAAGGCAGCAGCAGCAATGCTAAATGGTCCCCGGATGGACAATGGATTGCCTACCTTACCAAAAAAGATGAGCATACCCAGATATACGCCATGCGTCTTGCCGGTGGTGAATCCTTTCCGGTCACCAGCTGTCAAGGCGATGTGCAGGATTTTGAGTGGTCGCCGGATGGGAAACAAATGCTCTTCCTCCTCGCTGAAGACAAAGAAAAAGAACAAAAAAACCGGAAATCCAAATACGGCGATTATGCCGAAGAAGATGCCGAATACCTGCTCTCCCGCTTATGGATGACCTCATTCGATCCGTCTGATTGGGAAATTCAATCCTGGCCAGGCAAAGTTGTTGACAGTACTAAAATGAAGGATAAAACGCACATTTTACTGGATAGTGTGCCCTATACCATCAGTCGATTTCTTTGGTCTCCGGATGGAACCAAAGTAGCCATCCAGCATCAGCCTGATCCGCTGATCAACTCATTCTTCCATTCAAGCATTTCCCTGCTGGATGTCGCAACTCGTATGGTGACACCGCTGATCAATCATCCCAGCTCAGACGGGTTGATTGACTGGTCCCCGGATGGCCGCTCCATTCTTTATCAAACCGCCGGCAATGACTCAATCGCCAATTATTACCGCAATGGCGAATTGTATATCACCGACCTGACCGGTGAAGAACAAACCAGGGTCGCGGCAAATTTTGACGAGGAGTTTTCCAATATGCATTGGGTAGATAATGGAATCTATGCTACGGCCTATCAGAAGACTCGAAGCATGATATGGCGTATCGACCCGGCCCATCCGGACCAGGTGCAGGAATACCTGAGCAGGCCTGACCGTATCAACGATTTTTCGATCACCGATGATGGTCAGCATCTGGCCTACATAGGCACTGGCCCGGATCAGCTGGATGAGGTCTATCTCAAGTCGGGTGATCAACCGGCGGTGCAGCTCACGCACAATACCGGTCAGATCCGTGACTGGCAGGTAGCGCAGAGTGAAGTCATTCGGTGGGCGAGTAAGGACGGTGCAGAAATCGAAGGCATCCTGATGAAACCAGTGGATTACAATCCATCCAGAAAATACCCTTTGCTGGTCGTGATTCACGGTGGACCGACCGGCATTTCACTACCCTCGCCGGTGATGTCTTACGTTTATCCCATCACCCAGTGGCTGGCTAAAGGGGCGCTGGTCCTCATGCCCAATTACCGTGGCTCTGCAGGTTACGGAGAAGCTTTCCGGTCTCTGAATGTGCGCAATCTGGGTGTCGGCGATGCCTGGGATGTCCTTTCCGGCGTAGACTACCTCATCGGCAAGGGTATGGTCAATCCGGACAGTATGGGTTCGATGGGATGGAGCCAGGGCGGTTATATTTCGGCCTTCCTGACCACCAATACCGACCGCTTCAAAGCCATTTCCGTAGGCGCCGGCATCTCCGACTGGATGACGTACTACGTCAATACGGACATTCATCCCTTTACGCGTCAGTACCTGAAGTCTACCCCATGGACGGATCCGGACATTTATGCCATGACCTCTCCCATCACGAACATCAGCGAGGCCCGAACCCCTACGCTGATCCAGCACGGAGAATTTGACCGGCGTGTTCCCATCGCGAATGGGTATGAACTCTACCAGGGACTCCAGGATGTCGGTGTCCCCGTTAAAATGATGGTTTACAAGGGTTTTGGCCACGGCATCACCAAACCAAAAGAGCGTCTGGCAGCCACCTGGCACAACTGGCAGTGGTTCGGGAAATACATCTGGGGTGAAGAACTGCCGATGCCGGAGAAGTAA
- a CDS encoding MFS transporter, whose protein sequence is MEEPGKTVRYTHVLIRIVLAQFLCTSLWFAGNAVLPGLTAAFDLGSKALGHLTSAVQLGFIGGTLVFAVLTIADRFSPSRVFFVCAVSGALTNVLITLGHHNLASLSALRFATGFCLAGIYPVGMKIASDYFEKGLGKALGFLVGALVLGTAFPHAIRQFSVGLPWKVVFLTTSALALLGGIIVWISVPDGPYRKRAQQLHWDAVFTVFKVNKFRNAAFGYFGHMWELYTFWAFVPVILLAHQKAFDYSLATSGVSFAIIGIGCLSCIAGGLWSQYVGPREVASRALAASGICCLISPLILRQSSPVLLVLFMLFWGIVVIADSPMFSTLIATNAPQQSRATALTIVNCIGFSITIVSIELLNFLTTVWDWRWIYIVLAPGPLLGLWALRNKTPDNKQV, encoded by the coding sequence ATGGAGGAACCAGGTAAAACTGTGAGATATACCCATGTATTGATCCGCATCGTCCTTGCGCAATTTTTATGTACTTCCCTCTGGTTTGCGGGCAATGCTGTTCTTCCGGGATTAACTGCAGCTTTTGATTTGGGGAGCAAAGCGTTAGGTCATTTGACATCCGCGGTACAATTGGGATTTATAGGTGGCACCCTGGTATTTGCTGTATTGACCATTGCGGATCGTTTTTCACCTTCCCGTGTATTTTTTGTCTGTGCGGTCAGCGGCGCTCTTACCAATGTACTGATCACGCTAGGCCATCACAATCTGGCCAGCCTGTCCGCCCTGCGATTTGCTACCGGATTTTGCCTCGCCGGGATCTATCCGGTGGGGATGAAAATTGCTTCTGATTATTTTGAAAAGGGACTGGGAAAAGCGCTGGGCTTTTTAGTCGGAGCGCTGGTTCTGGGGACGGCATTTCCCCATGCGATCCGGCAATTTTCGGTCGGGCTGCCCTGGAAAGTAGTCTTCCTGACAACCTCGGCGCTGGCACTATTGGGCGGTATCATCGTATGGATATCGGTGCCGGACGGACCTTACCGAAAACGGGCACAACAACTCCATTGGGATGCCGTGTTTACCGTTTTTAAAGTCAATAAATTTCGTAACGCCGCTTTTGGATACTTTGGTCATATGTGGGAACTATACACCTTCTGGGCCTTTGTTCCGGTGATCCTTTTAGCCCATCAAAAAGCCTTTGATTACTCCCTGGCAACATCAGGAGTCTCATTTGCCATCATCGGCATAGGCTGTCTTTCCTGCATCGCAGGAGGCCTCTGGTCCCAGTACGTTGGTCCCCGGGAAGTCGCATCCAGGGCGCTCGCAGCATCCGGTATTTGCTGTCTGATCTCTCCGTTGATCCTTCGCCAATCCAGTCCGGTTTTGCTTGTATTGTTTATGCTTTTCTGGGGAATCGTAGTGATCGCTGATTCACCGATGTTTTCGACCCTGATTGCTACCAATGCTCCTCAACAGTCCCGCGCAACCGCTTTGACCATCGTAAATTGCATTGGGTTCTCCATAACCATCGTAAGCATTGAGCTGCTTAACTTTCTGACAACCGTATGGGACTGGCGATGGATATATATCGTGTTAGCTCCGGGACCCTTATTGGGATTATGGGCTTTACGGAATAAGACACCCGACAACAAACAGGTTTAA